Within the Pseudomonas sp. SL4(2022) genome, the region GTGCTGACGTGTTCTTCGACGACCAGGCCGGCCACTGTGAAAAAGCCAGTAAAGTTGTGCCCACCGGGCATGTGCCACATGGCGTCAGCAACGAACCGCAACTCTAGCCCCACGCGAGGGCGCGCAACCGCCCTCCCACTACCTATATAACCATTCGTCCTCAAAACCTCAGCTTTCTTTGACTTATCGAAGGCGCTGCTAAGCTCAGATCAGGCCCGCCAGTCAGGCAGTCAAGGAGGCCGCATGATTCGCTCGATTCTCTATGCCACTGATCTCGGCCTGTACGCCCCCTACATTCTGCAACACGCACTGGCGCTGACTCGCTCATTCAATGCCAGCCTGTATGTGGTGCACGCAGTAGAACCCATGGGCCTGTTTGCCGAGTCAGTGCTGCAAACTTATCTGGATGAAGAGCGACTCACGGAGTTGCGCAAAAACGGTCTGAGCACCGTGATGGCAAGCATCGAACAGCGGGTACTGGAGGGGTTTCGCGATGAAATTGGCGAGGCCCTGCACGACCTTGATCTGATCAAGGCAGTACGAGTGGTTCAGGGCGATCCCCCCCTGGTGATACTCGATGAAGCGCAGCAACTTGGCGTGGATCTCTTGGTACTGGGTAGCCACAGTCACGGCACTGATATGGACATTCCCCTGGGTCGAACGGCTTCGCGCTTGGTGCAGCTTTCCGAAGTGCCGGTGTACTTAGTACCAATGCTGCAGCACCGAAGCCGTGGAGAGCTGTGAAGAAACACGGACTTTCTTTTATTTTTGGTCTAAATTAAACGCTTCAATCTTCGTTATGGTTATATAAAGCGCCGGCAACCTGAACGGCGGTCTTTTTGCTTTGAGGGTTTTCTATGAAGCTTCAACAACTGCGCTATATCTGGGAAGTTGCGCATCACGACCTTAACGTTTCTGCCACGGCACAAAGCCTCTACACCTCTCAGCCGGGTATTAGCAAACAGATCCGCCTACTCGAAGACGAACTGGGCGTCGAAGTTTTTGCACGCAGCGGCAAGCACCTGACCCGCATCACACCGGCGGGCGAGCGCATCATCAATACCGCCGGTGAAATCCTGCGCAAGGTCGAAAGCATCAAACAGATTGCCCAGGAATTCTCCAACGAAAAGAAAGGCACTCTGTCGATTGCTACCACTCACACTCAGGCGCGTTATGCCCTTCCGCCCGTTATCAGC harbors:
- a CDS encoding universal stress protein is translated as MIRSILYATDLGLYAPYILQHALALTRSFNASLYVVHAVEPMGLFAESVLQTYLDEERLTELRKNGLSTVMASIEQRVLEGFRDEIGEALHDLDLIKAVRVVQGDPPLVILDEAQQLGVDLLVLGSHSHGTDMDIPLGRTASRLVQLSEVPVYLVPMLQHRSRGEL